Genomic DNA from Nitratidesulfovibrio vulgaris str. Hildenborough:
CAGATATTTGGTGGTGTAGAGTTCCTTGACCTTGCGGCCCATGGGGTCTTGCGATGCCGTGGGGCCGAGACGCCTGAAGAGGTCGTCGACATCAGGTCCCGCGATGCCGTCTGCCTGCAGGCGAAGCATGACGGGCCTCCAGCTTGTGGCAATGTCCTGAGGGGCAGGATAGCTGCCGGGGACCACCGGGGCTGGCTGCGGAGTCTGACTGGGTGTCTCGGGGCGTGAGGATGTTCCGGCACAGGCGGTGAGACCGAGGGCCAGAAGACAGGTAAGGAGGGGCCTTACGGCGCGGGCAAGGATGGCTCGACGTTTCATGTGCTGAAGATACTCCAGCCCTTCTGGCGGTGCAAGGCGGCAGCGGGGGAAAAGGTCGAAGCCTCCGGGATGGGGGGGTATCCCGGAGGCTTCGCAGGAAGGAACAGGCCGGTCTCCGCTGGGGGGGGAGTGGCGGAGGGCCGTGAACCGACATGGAACCGGGATGGTCGGGGGGGATGACCATCAAGAACCGGCTCCTGCACTACTGTATAGCAAATGGTGTGCCATGCTCGTGGTGGGGCCAGATGGGCTTCTGAGGCGGTTTTGTTTGCGGCTGCTAGACGAAAGAGCGGGTGTCTTCGGCGTTTCGTGCGGAAAAGCACGTGCGAATACGCACGGCGTGCGATTGCGCACTATTTGCGGAGGCGGCGCAGCAGGGCGAAGCGCGAGAGGCCGAGAAGGGTGGCCGCGCGGGTCTTGTTTCCGTTGCAGCGTTGCAGGGCCTGTTCTACGAGGCGTTCGACGAACTCATGCAGGTTCATGCCCTCGTCAGGGATGCGAAAGTCTTCCGGTGTCGACGTGAGGACTTCGTTGGCAGGGGGGCCCTCGGACCCGGTCCTGTGGGACACATCGTCCGAAAGCCTGATGGGGAGGACGAGGTGCTCCGGGCGAAGCAGCGTCCCGTCATGCAGCAGGACCGCGCGTTCGATGGTGTTTTCCAGTTCGCGGACGTTACCCTTCCAGACGGCGCTTTGCAGCAGGGCGAGTGCTTCATCGTCGATGCCCGTGAATTGCTTTTTCTTGCGGGCGGCTTCCCGGCGCAGGAAGAGGGCTGCCATCTCCGGGATGTCTTCGCGCCTTTCACGCAACGGTGGCAGGATGAGGTGCCCGACCCGAAGCCGATGATAGAGGTCGCGTCTGAACAGGCCGTTTTCGACCATCTGCTCGAGGTCGCGGTTGGCCGCGCATACGATGCGTGCGCGGAAGTTGCGCCGCTTGAGGCCGCCCAGCCTGTAGAAGGTGCGTTCTTCAAGGACGCGCAAGAGCTTGGGTTGCAGATGCAAGGGCAGTTCAGCCACTTCGTCCAGGAAAAGAGTGCCGTCGGCTGCCAGTTCGAGCTTCCCCGGCGAGCCTCCGCTCCGGCTTCCGGTGTAGGCTCCCGCCTCGTGTCCGAAGAGCTCGCTCTCGAACAGTTCGGTGGGGATGGCGGCGCAGTTGAGGTCGATGAAGGGCCTGTCGTCGCCGTCGTGTCCGAAATGGACGAGTCTTGCCACGACCTCCTTGCCGGTGCCCGTTTCGCCTTCGACAAGGACGGGTACGGAAGGGTCGGCATGGAAGATGGCGGCTTCTTCGAGGATGCGCCGCATGGCGGGCGAGGCTGTGACGATGTCTCCGATGCCCGAGACGTTGCGAAGCCGCAGACGAGCCGCTTCAAGGTCCTGCCGCAATGCCGTTGTGGCCTGCGCAACACGTCCTTCCATGTCGGAACGGAGAGTGGCGTTTTCCGAGACCAGCGCCATATGCTCTGCACAGCGGTCGACCACGATGGCGAGTTCGCGGGCGTTGATGGGCTTGTTGAGGTAGTCGTAGGCCCCGCGTCGCAGGGCTTCCACGGCTGTCTCCATGTCGCCGTGGCCGGTGATGAGGACCACATTGCTCTTCGCCGTGGCCGTATCCGACTTGAGGTGGGCGAGAAGCTCAAGCCCGTCCATGTCAGGCATGCGGATGTCGGTGATTATCAGCGGGTAGAACGTACGGGCCGCTTCTTCGATGGCCCGGTGCGGATGCGGCACGGCAGTGGCCTGATGCCCGAGGTCTTCCAGCACGGTGCGGAGGCTTTCGAGGCTGGTGGCGTTGTCATCGACTATCAGGATGCGCAAGACGGGTCTCCGTTATCAGGCGTTGGTGCCGGTCCAAGACCGGAAGGGGACGGGCGGGAAGCTGCAGGACACGGGGGGGCTGCCTCCGAAGCGTTGAGCATGATGGTGAAAACCGCCCCGGTTCGTGGGGGGCGCCTGCTTGCTGCGGTGATGGTGCCGCCCCACGATTCGACGAACCCGTGGACCAGCGCAAGGCCCAGCCCCATGCCGGAATGGGCGTCCTTGGTGGTGAAGAAGGGGTCGAACACCCTGTCCTCCATGAGGCCGAGACCGGGCCCGTTGTCCTCGACGGAGAGCGCGACCCGGTTTCCGTGGCGTCTTGCAGAGACGGTGATGTCGCGCGCAGGCTGTCGTGATGCGTCGAGCGCGTGCATGGCGTTGACGATGAGGTTGATCAGGGTCTGTTCAAGCTGCACTGGAACGGCGAGCACATCAGGAAGGTCGGGCGCGATGTCGAGCGACGCGTCGATGCCGTGATTGCGCAACTGCGCCCCGATGAGACCGAAGGCCTCGGCACAGGCATGGGCGATGGACGTGGGACGACACTGGATATCACCGTGCGTGACCAGCGCCCGCATGTGCTCGATGATGTCACGTATGCGGTCCGCCTCGCGCAGGATGCGCGACAGCCGTTCGAGGAGCATGTCGCGGTCGACCACAGGTCGCTTCTCCACCAGCATCTCAAGCCCCCCGGCATACAGCCGCAACGCGCTCAGGGGCTGGTTGATTTCATGCGCGACGCCTGTGGCCAGTGTACCCAGTGCCTCCAGCCTGCGCGCCTGTGCCAGTTGACGTTCGACGCGCAGCCGGTCGGTCTCGTCGTCAAGCATGATGACGGCCGCTTCGACAGACTGGCCCTGCGTGGAGATGGGGCAGGCCTGTAGCCTGAAGTTGCGCTCTTCGGGCTGCCCCGGCAGGTGCAGTACGAAGCTGCGCTGGTGCGTTGCGCCGTCTCGGAAGACATCGATGGCCGGGCAGCCTGAACAGCGGCTGTTGCCATCACCGCAGAAGTCATGAAGCAGTCTGCACAGGGGCATGCCCACTGGGTCGAGGCCGAACCACTGCAACATGCGGGGGTTGGCCGCTTCTATGCGCAGGGCGGGGTCGATGACGGCAATGCCCTGCGCAAGGTTGTCGGTAATCGACCGTGAACGCTCCTCGCTGCGTGAGAGCGCTTCAAGGGCCTTCACGCCTGTGGTGATGTCGAGCCCCAGTTTGAGCACAAGGGATGAGCCGTCGATATCCTCGAAGGGATAGGCGTACACCCTGAAGGCCGAACCGTTCTTCCGGGTCCAGTCGCTGACGCAGAGTGTGCGGGTCTCGAAGACTTCGCATGGCGGGCAGTGCGCACAGGGCGTGGGACTGCCGCGCAGTACTTCGTGGCAGGCCTTGCCCACCCCGGGGCCGAACAACTGCCGAGAAGCCCTGTTCTCGTAGCGAATCCTGTGGTCGGAACCTATCAGCATCACGTATCCCGGCAGCCTGTCCAGAAGGTTGAGCAGGCGCGAGCGTTCACTGCGAAGGTCGCCGGTGGGTATGCTCTCGGCAAGCGGCAGCGGCATGGCGGCGATGGTGGCACCGCTGCCCACGGGTCTGGCCGCTATCTGGATGTGGACGGGGCCCGAACGGCCACGAAGCGTGAGTGCGAAAGGCGAGAAGTCGCCACTGGCCTGCCGCAGAATGGCCCGTTCTATGGTCGGCAGGTTGTTCTCGGACGAGAGGTCCGCGAGTAGCCTCGTGAGGAACTCCGCAGGGGGCCAGCCCGTGAGCGGTTGCAGGACGGCAGCTGTGGTGCCGAGAGGGGAACCGGAGCAGTCGGGCGCATCGGAAAGCTGCTCGACGAGGCGCGCGACGGCGGACGAGAAAGGGGTGTCCCCTTCAAGGAAGGGGGGACTGATGGCGGAGGGGGGCGTGGGCATGGTCAGTCTGTGGTGTGTTCGATGGGGGGCACTTCCGTCGTGCCCATGCCGGACAGAATGAGGCCGATGGTGCGCGAGAGCAATGATTCCAGTCGTGGAACGAGTTGCCTTGCTCCTGCGGTGTCGTCTTCGACAAGGCACAATCCCACGCGTTCCGTCAACATGGCAAGGGCCACGGCGCCAGCATGCTCCGAAGCGAGGCGCAGCCGTTTGTTGAAGCGTGCGGCTTGTTGTGCGTCACCTTCTTCAAGGGCTCCGGCGAGCAGAGCGAAATGCCGGGGGGCCTCATCGCAGAACGCCTTCCAGACCGGTTCGACAAGGTTGTGGTCTCCCCCGTGCCGCCGGACGACCTCGGACGGGGCAAGCAGGGCCGACCTGTCGGGGATGACGGGAATGTCCCGCGCAGACGATGCCGAAAGGGCGAACCTGTCGAGCATGGCGTTGAAGGCTCGGGCGTTGATGGGCTTGGCGATGTAGTCGGTCATGCCCGAAGCCAGGAAGCGTTCGCGGTCGCCCTTGAGGGCATGTGCCGTGACGGCTACGACGGGGATGTTGCGGTCGACTCCGGGGTACTGGGCGTTGCGGATGCGTCGCAGCAATTCCAGCCCGCCCATGGGGTGCATCTTGACGTCCAGCAGGACGAGGTCGAACCGGTCGGCGGTGAGTCGCTGGAGGGCCGTGGCACCATCGTGGGCGCAGGCACAGACATGCCCTCTCTTGCGGAGCATCTTGCAGGTTATCGTCCGGCCCGTGGCGTCATCGTCCACCACCAGCACCCGAAGCGGGCGTGCTCCTGATGCGGGTGTCGCTGAAGAGGTCGGGGCCTGAGCGTGTTCGGAAGGTGTGTTGATGGCAGGCGTCTCGGGCCGTAGACGGCAGGTGAAGTGAAAGCTGCTTCCCTGTCCTTCGCTACTGCGGGCCCATATGCTGCCGCCCATGATTTCGACGAGGTTTCGGCAGATGGCGAGACCAAGCCCCGTGCCGCCATAGCGTTGGACCGTCTCTTCTGCACCCTGGCTGAACGCCTCGAAGATGGTGCGGAGGTGTTCATCGGCGATGCCGATGCCCGTGTCGCGAATGGAGAACAGCAGGGTGAGGCTTGAGGGCGGCCCGTCGGGAAAGAGCGATTCGAGAAGCGTCTGGTCCTGGGGGATGGCGCTCACTTCGATGATGACCGAGCCCTTGTGGGTGAACTTGACGGCATTGCCGACGAGGTTGGCGAGTACCTGTGTAAGGCGTGTCGCGTCGCCTGTCAGTCTGTCCGGGACATCGGGCGTTACACGGAAGTCCAGGGAGATGTTCTTGCGTTCGGCTTCCGACCGCGATGCCTGCACAACCTGCTTCAGCAGTCTATCCAGTGAGAAGGGACGTTCCACAAGCCGCAACTGGCGAGCCTCAAGCCGGGAGAAGTCGAGCACGTCGTGCAGCAGGGTGAGCAGCGTCTCGGAAGATGCAAGGACGGTGTTCAGGCTTTCGCGTTGTTCGCCCGACAGCGGGGTATCGAGGACCAGTTCCGTCATGCCCACGATGCCGTTCAGGGTGTTGCGTATTTCGTGGCTCATGCCTGCGAGGAACGACGTCTTCGCAAGGCTGGCATGTTCCGCAGCCTGTCGGGCTTCGTCGATTTCGCGAACGGCCCTGTGCTTGAGCAGGGCGACCTCGATGGTGGAGTAGAGTTCGCGTTCGGCAAAGGGCTTGACAAGAAAGCCGAACGGCCCGGCTTTCATGGCCCTTGAGAGGGTCGCTTCGTCGGAGAAGGCGGTGAGAAAGACGACAGGAATGTCGAACTGGTTGGTGATGACATGGGCGGCGTCTACGCCGTCACCGCGCCGCAGGCGGATGTCCATCAGAACGAGGTCCGGCCTGAGACGCTTCGCCGCATCGATGGCTCCGTCTGCATCCGTCTCGACGGCAGGCACTATGTACCCAAGACCTTCGAGCGTGCGCCGTAGATCAAGTGCGACGATCTGTTCGTCGTCGACGACGATGATACGAAGATTCGGCATGTATCTCCGGTTCCGGGTTTCTTCGTGTATGCCCCGAAAAGGCTTCACATGCAAGGCGCGCCAAGGCCCGGAAAAGGCAGGAACGGCCCGGATTCCACGTGAGGGCTGGCGGTGAAGGGGCGATTGCCTCTGTGGTGCCGCCGGTGTTGCCAGCCCGGGTACGAAAAAAACGGGCGACCCTTGCGGGCCGCCCGAAACTGCTGTCTTGGAGCGAAAAGGTCAGATGCGCTGGAGCACCCACACGATACGCCCGAAGATACGGTCGGCGTGCTGGTCGATGGGCAGATACTGCTCGGGGTGGGTGGGATTCTCTGTCCGGAGGATGAACCGGGCAT
This window encodes:
- a CDS encoding sigma-54-dependent transcriptional regulator, with translation MRILIVDDNATSLESLRTVLEDLGHQATAVPHPHRAIEEAARTFYPLIITDIRMPDMDGLELLAHLKSDTATAKSNVVLITGHGDMETAVEALRRGAYDYLNKPINARELAIVVDRCAEHMALVSENATLRSDMEGRVAQATTALRQDLEAARLRLRNVSGIGDIVTASPAMRRILEEAAIFHADPSVPVLVEGETGTGKEVVARLVHFGHDGDDRPFIDLNCAAIPTELFESELFGHEAGAYTGSRSGGSPGKLELAADGTLFLDEVAELPLHLQPKLLRVLEERTFYRLGGLKRRNFRARIVCAANRDLEQMVENGLFRRDLYHRLRVGHLILPPLRERREDIPEMAALFLRREAARKKKQFTGIDDEALALLQSAVWKGNVRELENTIERAVLLHDGTLLRPEHLVLPIRLSDDVSHRTGSEGPPANEVLTSTPEDFRIPDEGMNLHEFVERLVEQALQRCNGNKTRAATLLGLSRFALLRRLRK
- a CDS encoding PAS domain-containing sensor histidine kinase, with product MPTPPSAISPPFLEGDTPFSSAVARLVEQLSDAPDCSGSPLGTTAAVLQPLTGWPPAEFLTRLLADLSSENNLPTIERAILRQASGDFSPFALTLRGRSGPVHIQIAARPVGSGATIAAMPLPLAESIPTGDLRSERSRLLNLLDRLPGYVMLIGSDHRIRYENRASRQLFGPGVGKACHEVLRGSPTPCAHCPPCEVFETRTLCVSDWTRKNGSAFRVYAYPFEDIDGSSLVLKLGLDITTGVKALEALSRSEERSRSITDNLAQGIAVIDPALRIEAANPRMLQWFGLDPVGMPLCRLLHDFCGDGNSRCSGCPAIDVFRDGATHQRSFVLHLPGQPEERNFRLQACPISTQGQSVEAAVIMLDDETDRLRVERQLAQARRLEALGTLATGVAHEINQPLSALRLYAGGLEMLVEKRPVVDRDMLLERLSRILREADRIRDIIEHMRALVTHGDIQCRPTSIAHACAEAFGLIGAQLRNHGIDASLDIAPDLPDVLAVPVQLEQTLINLIVNAMHALDASRQPARDITVSARRHGNRVALSVEDNGPGLGLMEDRVFDPFFTTKDAHSGMGLGLALVHGFVESWGGTITAASRRPPRTGAVFTIMLNASEAAPPCPAASRPSPSGLGPAPTPDNGDPSCAS
- a CDS encoding response regulator translates to MPNLRIIVVDDEQIVALDLRRTLEGLGYIVPAVETDADGAIDAAKRLRPDLVLMDIRLRRGDGVDAAHVITNQFDIPVVFLTAFSDEATLSRAMKAGPFGFLVKPFAERELYSTIEVALLKHRAVREIDEARQAAEHASLAKTSFLAGMSHEIRNTLNGIVGMTELVLDTPLSGEQRESLNTVLASSETLLTLLHDVLDFSRLEARQLRLVERPFSLDRLLKQVVQASRSEAERKNISLDFRVTPDVPDRLTGDATRLTQVLANLVGNAVKFTHKGSVIIEVSAIPQDQTLLESLFPDGPPSSLTLLFSIRDTGIGIADEHLRTIFEAFSQGAEETVQRYGGTGLGLAICRNLVEIMGGSIWARSSEGQGSSFHFTCRLRPETPAINTPSEHAQAPTSSATPASGARPLRVLVVDDDATGRTITCKMLRKRGHVCACAHDGATALQRLTADRFDLVLLDVKMHPMGGLELLRRIRNAQYPGVDRNIPVVAVTAHALKGDRERFLASGMTDYIAKPINARAFNAMLDRFALSASSARDIPVIPDRSALLAPSEVVRRHGGDHNLVEPVWKAFCDEAPRHFALLAGALEEGDAQQAARFNKRLRLASEHAGAVALAMLTERVGLCLVEDDTAGARQLVPRLESLLSRTIGLILSGMGTTEVPPIEHTTD